In Halarsenatibacter silvermanii, a single window of DNA contains:
- a CDS encoding deoxyribodipyrimidine photo-lyase, with protein sequence MTNSHDLEEHLLKGGFDGEDIEILKETDINSEGEYVLYWMQSTQRQKDNKALSAASLLADNLNLPLVVCFVFMPQFPGGNYRHFAFMYDGVKECSEELQDSGFGMKIKVSSPVTELKNESEKAAALVCDSGYIKPARSWRKLLAEEIEIPLLRISTNLIVPVTAASNKEEYAAYTLRKKLEDKIDEYLKIWDFKSDIPDGSKYTSIPEKFSRKYEFLNDLDLNNSVSEAKNFSGGYSAARERLTEFLNNRIEHYEKNRSDPDLKCESDLSPYLHFGHISPREIAIAVKEHSSKKDIVIENFWDELTVRRELSFNFVYYNQNYDCFPEFLPEWARETLAEHKDDERQFNYSRHEFETASTHDKYWNAAQLELIHRGKIQNYMRMYWGKKILEWTETPKKAFDLSLYLNNKYALDGRDPNSYSGIGWCFGKHDRAWQERKIFGKTRYMNRNGLERKFSLDKYLERIKEISRKDELPGD encoded by the coding sequence ATGACAAATTCTCATGATCTAGAAGAGCATCTTCTCAAAGGCGGATTTGATGGTGAGGATATTGAGATACTCAAAGAGACAGACATAAATTCTGAAGGAGAATACGTTCTGTACTGGATGCAGAGCACTCAAAGACAAAAAGATAACAAAGCATTATCGGCAGCCTCCCTGCTCGCTGACAATCTCAATCTGCCTCTGGTTGTCTGCTTTGTTTTTATGCCTCAATTTCCGGGTGGAAACTACAGACATTTCGCTTTTATGTATGATGGCGTCAAAGAATGCAGCGAGGAATTGCAGGATAGCGGCTTTGGTATGAAAATTAAAGTCAGCAGCCCTGTGACTGAACTCAAAAATGAATCCGAAAAAGCAGCAGCCCTGGTCTGTGACAGCGGCTATATAAAACCTGCCCGCAGCTGGAGAAAGCTTCTTGCTGAAGAGATCGAAATCCCTTTACTAAGAATTTCCACCAATTTAATAGTTCCGGTCACGGCCGCTTCAAATAAAGAAGAATACGCCGCCTATACTCTCAGAAAAAAACTCGAGGACAAGATAGATGAATATCTAAAGATCTGGGATTTTAAAAGTGACATTCCCGATGGCAGCAAATACACCAGCATCCCCGAAAAGTTTTCCAGAAAGTATGAGTTTCTTAACGATCTGGATTTAAATAATTCAGTATCCGAGGCTAAAAATTTTTCCGGTGGTTATTCTGCTGCCAGAGAAAGATTGACTGAGTTTTTGAATAACAGGATTGAGCACTACGAAAAAAACCGCAGCGATCCCGATCTCAAGTGTGAATCTGATCTGAGCCCCTATCTGCACTTCGGTCACATTTCCCCCCGGGAAATAGCGATTGCAGTTAAAGAACACAGCAGCAAAAAAGATATTGTGATAGAAAATTTCTGGGATGAGCTGACTGTCAGAAGAGAGCTCAGCTTTAACTTTGTCTATTACAATCAGAATTACGACTGCTTTCCTGAATTTCTTCCTGAATGGGCCAGAGAAACTCTAGCAGAACACAAAGACGATGAAAGGCAATTTAATTACAGCCGTCACGAATTTGAGACAGCTTCTACACATGATAAATACTGGAATGCTGCTCAGCTGGAACTGATCCATAGAGGTAAAATACAAAACTATATGCGCATGTACTGGGGCAAGAAAATTTTGGAATGGACAGAAACTCCGAAAAAAGCTTTTGATCTGAGTCTTTATTTAAACAATAAATATGCTTTGGATGGCAGAGATCCCAATAGCTATTCAGGTATAGGCTGGTGTTTTGGCAAACACGACAGAGCCTGGCAGGAAAGAAAAATATTCGGCAAAACCAGATATATGAATAGAAACGGATTGGAAAGAAAATTTTCTTTAGACAAATACCTTGAAAGAATAAAAGAAATCTCCCGGAAAGATGAGCTGCCGGGAGATTAA
- a CDS encoding ferritin yields MHNEILEALNDQLNLELYSAYVYQAMGAQMEEEGWEGFAHWMDMQAEEELEHARKIYDFINERGGRVELQAIDKPPFEWDSVVSAFETALEHEQKVTQSINDIVSLAREEDDYATESFLQWFVDEQVEEEDTVEGILDKMEKAGDQGMLMLDSVLGRREE; encoded by the coding sequence ATGCATAATGAAATTTTAGAAGCATTAAATGATCAGCTGAATCTGGAATTGTATTCCGCTTATGTTTATCAGGCTATGGGAGCTCAGATGGAAGAAGAAGGCTGGGAGGGTTTTGCTCACTGGATGGATATGCAGGCCGAAGAAGAACTCGAGCATGCCCGCAAAATTTACGACTTTATAAATGAAAGAGGCGGAAGAGTTGAACTGCAGGCGATCGACAAACCTCCTTTTGAATGGGATTCGGTAGTCTCTGCCTTCGAGACGGCGTTAGAGCATGAACAAAAAGTCACTCAGTCTATCAATGATATCGTTTCCCTGGCCCGGGAAGAAGATGATTATGCCACTGAATCTTTTCTGCAGTGGTTCGTGGATGAACAGGTTGAAGAGGAAGACACGGTGGAGGGTATACTCGACAAGATGGAAAAAGCAGGAGATCAGGGAATGCTTATGCTCGATAGCGTTTTGGGCAGGCGCGAAGAATAG
- a CDS encoding amidohydrolase has product MFLIDNIDEIYRGSDEKKIEDGYIFIEDQKISEVGKTGDKAYRELKKEDKNYILISGENMLAIPGLINTHTHAGMNMLRGYADDMSLMDWLKNKIWPAESQLTPEDIRIGSRFAILEMLKNGITGFNDMYFAMDLVADEVKKSGIRAQLGYGLIEENDGQEGLEKSDDFIYRNHNAANGRLTCNIAPHSPYTCSSEYLKGTMEIADKYDINIHTHVAETEGEVQNLIDSEGRPPVEYLHSLGFFEQNVIAVHSVHLSDDEIEIFAEKDVSISHNPTSNAKLASGIAPVKKMLAEGINVTLGTDGAASNNRLDLISEARMASYLQKLETSNAATLNTRDLLAMMTENAAEALNWILLGKIKSGFRADIVLIDKKSSPEFYPDYDSLSNLLYASKLESVDHVFIDGEMIVKNGEVKTIDEKEVYREIHRRSEKLKND; this is encoded by the coding sequence ATGTTTTTAATAGATAATATCGACGAGATTTATAGAGGTTCTGATGAGAAAAAAATTGAAGACGGCTACATTTTTATCGAAGATCAAAAGATATCTGAAGTTGGAAAAACCGGTGACAAAGCTTATAGAGAACTCAAAAAAGAAGATAAAAATTATATATTGATTTCAGGAGAGAATATGTTAGCTATACCCGGTTTGATTAACACTCATACTCACGCCGGGATGAATATGCTGCGGGGTTATGCTGACGATATGAGCTTAATGGATTGGCTGAAAAATAAAATATGGCCAGCTGAATCTCAATTAACTCCTGAAGATATCAGGATTGGCAGCAGATTTGCCATACTGGAGATGTTAAAGAATGGAATAACCGGTTTTAATGATATGTACTTTGCCATGGATCTTGTGGCCGACGAGGTAAAAAAGTCAGGTATCAGAGCTCAGCTAGGTTATGGTTTGATAGAAGAAAATGATGGGCAGGAAGGCCTGGAAAAAAGCGATGATTTTATCTACAGAAATCATAATGCTGCTAACGGTAGGCTGACATGTAATATAGCTCCTCATTCTCCTTATACCTGTTCCAGCGAATATTTAAAAGGCACAATGGAAATAGCGGATAAATACGATATAAATATTCATACACATGTGGCTGAAACCGAAGGAGAAGTTCAGAATCTGATTGACAGTGAGGGAAGACCTCCGGTAGAATATTTGCACAGTCTGGGATTTTTTGAACAGAATGTTATAGCAGTTCATTCTGTACATTTAAGTGATGATGAAATTGAAATTTTTGCTGAAAAAGATGTATCAATCTCTCACAATCCTACCAGCAACGCAAAACTTGCCAGCGGCATTGCTCCTGTCAAAAAAATGCTGGCAGAGGGAATTAATGTAACTCTGGGTACTGATGGGGCTGCCAGCAATAACAGGCTTGATTTGATCTCCGAAGCCAGAATGGCTTCCTATCTACAGAAATTGGAAACTTCCAATGCTGCCACCCTCAATACGCGGGATCTTCTTGCTATGATGACAGAAAACGCTGCTGAAGCTTTAAACTGGATTCTGCTCGGAAAAATTAAATCCGGTTTCAGGGCTGATATAGTTCTAATCGATAAAAAATCAAGTCCTGAATTTTATCCTGATTATGATAGTCTTTCAAATCTTTTGTATGCTTCAAAATTAGAGAGTGTCGATCATGTATTTATCGATGGAGAGATGATAGTAAAGAACGGAGAGGTAAAAACCATAGATGAAAAAGAGGTGTATCGCGAGATTCATAGGCGCTCAGAGAAACTGAAGAATGATTAG